A genomic region of Staphylococcus roterodami contains the following coding sequences:
- the aspS gene encoding aspartate--tRNA ligase produces MSKRTTYCGLVTEAFLGQEITLKGWVNNRRDLGGLIFVDLRDREGIVQIVFNPAFSEEALKIAETLRSEYVVEVKGTVTKRDAETVNPKIKTGQVEVQVSNIKVINKSETPPFSINEENVNVDENIRLKYRYLDLRRQELAQTFKMRHQITRSIRQYLDDAGFFDIETPVLTKSTPEGARDYLVPSRVHDGEFYALPQSPQLFKQLLMISGFDKYYQIVKCFRDEDLRADRQPEFTQVDIEMSFVDQEDVMLMGEEMLKKVVKEVKGVDITEAFPRMTYKEAMRRFGSDKPDTRFDMELIDVSQLGRDMDFKVFKDTVENNGEIKAIVAKGAAEQYTRKDMDALTEFVNIYGAKGLAWVKVVEEGLTGPIGRFFEAENVETLRSLTGAEAGDLVMFVADKPNVVAQSLGALRVKLAKELGLIDESKLNFLWVTDWPLLEYDEDAKRYVAAHHPFTSPKEADIAKLDSAPETAEANAYDIVLNGYELGGGSIRIHDGELQQKMFEVLGFTKEQAQEQFGFLLDAFKYGAPPHGGIALGLDRLVMLLTNRTNLRDTIAFPKTASATCLLTNAPGEVSDKQLEELSLRIRH; encoded by the coding sequence ATGAGTAAGAGAACAACTTATTGTGGATTAGTTACTGAAGCATTTTTAGGACAAGAAATTACATTAAAAGGATGGGTTAACAATCGTCGTGACTTAGGCGGATTGATTTTTGTTGACTTAAGAGATAGAGAAGGTATTGTACAAATCGTATTCAATCCTGCATTTTCAGAAGAAGCATTAAAAATTGCTGAAACATTACGCTCTGAATATGTTGTAGAAGTTAAAGGTACAGTTACTAAACGTGATGCTGAAACAGTTAACCCTAAAATTAAAACTGGACAAGTTGAAGTACAAGTTTCAAATATCAAAGTTATTAATAAATCAGAGACACCGCCATTTTCAATAAATGAAGAAAATGTAAACGTTGATGAAAATATTCGATTGAAATATCGTTATTTAGATTTACGTCGTCAAGAATTGGCTCAAACGTTTAAAATGAGACATCAAATTACGCGTTCTATTCGACAATATTTAGATGATGCAGGTTTCTTTGATATTGAAACACCAGTATTAACAAAATCAACGCCTGAAGGTGCACGTGACTATTTAGTGCCATCTCGAGTACATGATGGTGAATTTTATGCATTACCTCAATCACCACAATTATTTAAACAGTTGTTAATGATTAGTGGATTTGATAAATACTATCAAATCGTAAAATGTTTCCGTGATGAGGACTTGCGTGCAGATCGTCAACCTGAATTTACACAAGTCGATATCGAAATGAGTTTCGTTGATCAAGAAGATGTAATGTTGATGGGTGAAGAAATGCTTAAAAAAGTTGTTAAGGAAGTAAAAGGCGTTGATATTACAGAAGCGTTTCCAAGAATGACTTACAAAGAAGCAATGCGTCGTTTTGGTTCAGATAAACCAGATACACGTTTCGATATGGAATTAATTGACGTTTCACAATTAGGACGCGATATGGACTTCAAAGTATTTAAAGATACTGTTGAAAACAATGGTGAAATTAAAGCGATTGTTGCTAAAGGTGCTGCTGAGCAGTATACACGTAAAGACATGGATGCATTAACTGAATTTGTAAATATTTATGGAGCGAAAGGTTTAGCTTGGGTAAAAGTTGTAGAAGAAGGTCTGACAGGTCCGATTGGCCGTTTCTTTGAAGCAGAAAATGTTGAAACTTTACGTTCATTAACTGGTGCTGAAGCTGGCGACTTAGTTATGTTTGTTGCAGATAAGCCAAATGTAGTAGCACAAAGTTTAGGTGCTTTACGTGTGAAACTTGCTAAAGAATTAGGATTAATAGATGAATCTAAATTAAACTTCTTATGGGTAACTGATTGGCCATTATTAGAATATGATGAAGATGCAAAACGTTATGTAGCAGCACATCATCCATTTACTTCACCTAAAGAAGCTGATATTGCCAAACTTGATTCTGCTCCTGAAACAGCTGAAGCAAATGCATATGATATAGTATTAAATGGATATGAACTAGGTGGAGGATCAATTAGAATCCATGATGGTGAATTACAACAAAAAATGTTTGAAGTACTTGGTTTTACTAAAGAACAAGCACAAGAACAATTTGGTTTCTTATTAGATGCTTTCAAATATGGTGCACCTCCACATGGCGGAATAGCTCTTGGATTAGACCGATTAGTTATGCTATTAACTAACAGAACAAACTTGAGAGATACTATTGCATTCCCGAAAACTGCATCAGCTACATGTCTATTAACAAATGCGCCAGGTGAAGTATCAGATAAGCAATTAGAAGAACTTTCTTTACGAATTCGTCACTAA
- the hisS gene encoding histidine--tRNA ligase, with translation MIKIPRGTQDILPEDSKKWRYIENKLDELMTFYNYKEIRTPIFESTDLFARGVGDSTDVVQKEMYTFKDKGDRSITLRPEGTAAVVRSYIEHKMQGNPNQPIKLYYNGPMFRYERKQKGRYRQFNQFGVEAIGAENPSVDAEVLAMVMHIYQSFGLKHLKLVINSVGDMESRKEYNEALVKHFEPVIHEFCSDCQSRLHTNPMRILDCKVDRDKEAVKTAPRITDFLNEESKAYYEQVKTYLDDLGIPYVEDPNLVRGLDYYTHTAFELMMDNPDYDGAITTLCGGGRYNGLLELLDGPSETGIGFALSIERLLLALEEEGIELDIEENLDLFVVTMGDQADRYAVKLLNHLRHNGIKADKDYLKRKIKGQMKQADRLGAKHTIVIGDQELENNKINVKNMTTGESETIQLDALVDYFKK, from the coding sequence ATGATTAAAATACCTAGAGGAACGCAGGATATTTTACCTGAAGATTCGAAAAAGTGGCGTTACATCGAAAATAAATTAGATGAACTAATGACATTTTACAATTATAAAGAAATAAGAACGCCAATCTTTGAAAGTACAGATCTTTTTGCAAGAGGTGTTGGTGATTCTACCGACGTTGTACAGAAAGAAATGTATACATTTAAAGATAAAGGTGACAGAAGCATTACATTAAGACCTGAGGGAACAGCTGCAGTTGTGCGTTCATATATTGAACATAAAATGCAAGGAAATCCAAATCAACCAATAAAATTATATTATAATGGGCCAATGTTTAGATATGAGCGTAAACAAAAAGGTCGCTATCGCCAGTTCAATCAATTTGGTGTAGAAGCAATTGGGGCTGAAAATCCAAGTGTAGATGCAGAAGTATTGGCAATGGTAATGCACATTTACCAATCATTTGGGTTAAAACATTTAAAGCTAGTTATTAATAGTGTTGGGGACATGGAATCTCGTAAAGAATATAACGAAGCTTTAGTAAAACACTTTGAACCTGTGATTCATGAATTTTGTTCTGATTGTCAGTCACGTTTACACACTAATCCAATGCGAATTTTAGACTGTAAAGTTGACCGTGATAAAGAAGCGGTTAAAACAGCACCTAGAATCACTGATTTCTTAAATGAAGAATCAAAAGCATATTATGAACAGGTAAAAACTTACTTAGATGATTTAGGTATTCCATATGTTGAGGATCCTAATTTAGTACGTGGTTTGGACTATTATACACATACCGCTTTCGAGCTAATGATGGATAACCCAGATTATGATGGAGCAATCACAACGTTATGTGGCGGTGGTCGTTATAATGGATTGTTAGAATTACTGGATGGACCAAGTGAAACAGGCATTGGTTTTGCATTAAGTATAGAACGTTTATTACTTGCACTCGAAGAAGAAGGTATTGAACTTGATATCGAAGAAAATTTAGATTTATTCGTAGTTACAATGGGTGATCAAGCAGATCGCTATGCTGTTAAATTATTAAATCATTTGAGACATAATGGTATTAAAGCTGATAAAGATTATTTAAAACGTAAAATTAAAGGTCAAATGAAGCAAGCAGATAGATTGGGAGCTAAACATACTATCGTTATTGGCGATCAAGAGTTAGAAAATAATAAAATCAATGTTAAAAATATGACAACTGGTGAATCTGAAACAATTCAATTAGACGCATTAGTCGATTATTTTAAGAAGTAG